A genome region from Mesorhizobium sp. B2-1-8 includes the following:
- a CDS encoding DUF680 domain-containing protein: MKKTLLTLAAVLALSGSAFAAGSAHPVKHPTAATCVDIRTNVKLDCASTGSVDKKASKQATTDGKGPRLGITVNPWIMPSAY; encoded by the coding sequence ATGAAAAAGACACTTCTCACCCTCGCCGCCGTGCTGGCACTTTCGGGCTCGGCTTTTGCCGCCGGCTCCGCTCACCCGGTCAAGCACCCGACTGCAGCGACCTGCGTCGACATCAGGACCAATGTGAAGCTCGATTGCGCTTCGACCGGCTCGGTCGATAAGAAGGCTTCCAAGCAAGCCACGACCGACGGCAAGGGTCCGCGGCTCGGAATCACGGTGAACCCGTGGATCATGCCGAGCGCCTACTGA
- a CDS encoding glycosyltransferase family 87 protein — MTISKPVFDRLGLGMWVGAFLVVLGLVLWSPYTRTVMQAYGYGSEAFLSGQPLYNLQSEMGYLYAPAFAALYIPVLKLGPYLGGVVWHAVGFAALTFAAMRQVRKLGGEELPWLLSFGLFLALPMALGAVRNGQATILLTGACWLLTLSALEGRRAETFFWASVAIIAKPTAIIMLLLVGALRLRLIPVLALAVLFVLAIPYAFAPAGYVNEQYGDFARMLTSMAVDKSGRFVPSDFTAPFTSVGVPMPEFAATIVRVVVALLTLSIVLWFDRKLRPGMAGLAIFLTAAFYMCVFNPRVEPNTYAMIAVPAGLAIAILWREERGGVLASVLSTVLFLTGLTGVERHMHDFFYPWFRPLAVTFIACSLIWWFWAKARQKTLNVGPVAHG; from the coding sequence ATGACGATTTCCAAGCCGGTTTTCGACCGTTTGGGGCTGGGTATGTGGGTCGGGGCATTCCTGGTCGTTCTCGGCCTGGTGTTATGGTCGCCCTACACGCGCACGGTGATGCAGGCCTACGGATATGGCAGCGAGGCATTCCTCAGCGGCCAGCCACTGTACAATCTCCAGTCGGAGATGGGCTATCTCTACGCGCCGGCCTTCGCCGCGCTCTACATTCCGGTGCTGAAGCTTGGACCGTATCTGGGCGGCGTGGTGTGGCATGCGGTGGGCTTCGCGGCGCTCACCTTCGCGGCGATGCGGCAGGTGCGCAAGCTCGGCGGTGAAGAATTGCCGTGGCTGCTTTCCTTCGGGCTCTTCCTTGCCTTGCCGATGGCGCTGGGTGCCGTCCGCAACGGCCAGGCGACGATCCTCCTGACCGGTGCCTGCTGGCTCCTGACCCTGTCTGCGCTCGAAGGGCGGCGCGCCGAGACCTTCTTCTGGGCTTCGGTCGCCATCATCGCCAAACCAACCGCGATCATCATGCTGTTGCTGGTGGGGGCCTTGCGCCTGCGGCTGATACCCGTGCTCGCGCTGGCGGTGTTGTTCGTGCTCGCCATACCATATGCCTTCGCACCTGCAGGCTACGTCAACGAGCAGTACGGTGATTTCGCCCGCATGCTGACTTCTATGGCCGTCGACAAGTCCGGCCGCTTCGTCCCCAGCGACTTCACGGCGCCTTTCACCTCGGTGGGAGTGCCCATGCCTGAATTCGCCGCCACGATCGTGCGCGTCGTCGTGGCACTGCTCACGCTATCGATCGTCCTCTGGTTCGACCGCAAGCTGCGGCCTGGAATGGCCGGACTGGCGATCTTCCTGACGGCCGCCTTCTACATGTGCGTCTTCAATCCGCGCGTCGAGCCAAATACCTATGCCATGATCGCCGTGCCTGCCGGTCTCGCCATCGCCATACTGTGGCGGGAGGAGCGTGGCGGTGTCCTGGCTTCGGTGCTGTCGACGGTATTGTTCCTCACAGGTTTGACCGGCGTCGAGCGCCACATGCATGATTTCTTCTACCCCTGGTTCCGGCCGCTCGCGGTCACCTTCATCGCCTGTTCGCTGATCTGGTGGTTCTGGGCCAAGGCGCGCCAAAAGACACTGAATGTCGGACCCGTTGCACATGGCTGA
- a CDS encoding acyl-CoA dehydrogenase family protein, with product MTQMNLGMTERLKPIHARVAAMVRDEIMPLDKEFLGEVGKAGDRWVYSKRQSEILEGLKKTAWERGLWNFWLTGSERGYGLSTVEYAYLAEEMGKAHLGAETFNCSAPDTGNMEVLERYGSAEHKREWLEPLLDGKIRSAYLMTEPDVASSDATNISMRCERQGGDYVLNGEKWWASGAGDPRCAIYIVMVRTGGDDEPRHRRHSMILVPSDTKGVTKVRAMQVYGDDDAPHGHMHLRFDNVLISASNLILGEGRGFEIAQGRLGPGRIHHCMRAIGQAEMALEMLCQRSMRREAFGQKLAKLGANFDIIAECRMEIEMARLLCLKAAWMIDQGDARAAAPWISQIKVIAPRVALKVTDEAVQMFGAQGISQDTPLARSWTHLRTLRLADGPDAVHRRQVARTELKKYTQEKV from the coding sequence ATGACGCAGATGAATCTCGGCATGACCGAGCGGCTGAAGCCGATCCACGCACGCGTCGCGGCCATGGTGCGCGACGAGATCATGCCGCTCGACAAGGAATTTCTGGGCGAAGTCGGCAAGGCCGGCGACCGCTGGGTCTACAGCAAGCGACAGAGCGAGATCCTCGAAGGGCTGAAGAAGACCGCCTGGGAACGAGGGCTGTGGAACTTCTGGCTGACCGGCTCGGAACGCGGCTACGGCCTGTCCACCGTCGAATACGCCTATCTGGCAGAGGAGATGGGCAAGGCCCATCTCGGCGCCGAAACCTTCAACTGCTCCGCGCCCGACACCGGCAACATGGAGGTTCTGGAACGCTACGGCTCGGCCGAGCATAAGCGGGAATGGCTCGAGCCGCTGTTGGACGGAAAAATCCGCTCGGCCTATCTGATGACGGAGCCGGATGTCGCTTCCTCCGACGCCACTAACATTTCCATGCGCTGCGAGCGGCAGGGCGGCGACTATGTGCTCAATGGCGAGAAATGGTGGGCGTCGGGCGCCGGCGATCCGCGCTGCGCCATCTACATCGTCATGGTGCGAACCGGCGGCGATGACGAGCCACGGCATCGCCGTCATTCGATGATCCTGGTTCCCTCGGACACGAAAGGCGTGACCAAGGTTCGCGCCATGCAGGTCTATGGCGACGATGATGCGCCGCACGGCCACATGCATCTTCGCTTCGACAATGTGCTGATATCAGCCTCGAACCTGATCCTCGGCGAGGGCAGGGGTTTCGAGATCGCGCAGGGCCGTCTCGGCCCCGGCCGCATCCACCACTGCATGCGCGCCATCGGCCAGGCCGAGATGGCGCTGGAGATGCTGTGCCAGCGTTCCATGCGCCGCGAGGCCTTCGGCCAGAAGCTGGCGAAGCTAGGCGCCAATTTCGACATCATCGCCGAATGCCGCATGGAGATCGAGATGGCCCGGCTGCTCTGCCTCAAGGCGGCGTGGATGATCGACCAGGGCGACGCGCGTGCCGCGGCCCCCTGGATCAGCCAGATCAAAGTCATCGCACCGCGTGTCGCGCTGAAGGTCACAGACGAGGCGGTGCAGATGTTCGGCGCGCAAGGCATCAGCCAGGACACGCCGCTGGCGCGCTCGTGGACGCACCTCAGGACGCTGCGCCTCGCCGACGGGCCGGATGCCGTGCATCGGCGGCAGGTGGCGCGGACGGAACTGAAGAAATACACGCAGGAGAAGGTCTGA
- a CDS encoding GtrA family protein, with the protein MSGAEQPRRSTGSKIVRFALVGLANTAIDLAGFSLLLKLHVPPLSANVVSWSIAVIFSFVANGFWSFERNHAIRLHDAFLRFVSLGALISLGVSSLSIALFAGIAGVWPAKIGGVIVAAVLNFIAARWSIEGRLLK; encoded by the coding sequence ATGAGCGGCGCCGAACAGCCCCGGCGTTCGACCGGCAGCAAGATCGTCCGTTTTGCGCTTGTCGGACTGGCGAATACGGCCATCGATCTTGCCGGCTTTTCCCTGCTGCTCAAGCTGCATGTCCCGCCGCTATCCGCCAATGTCGTCTCGTGGTCGATCGCCGTGATCTTCTCTTTCGTGGCGAATGGCTTCTGGTCGTTCGAGCGCAATCACGCCATCCGGCTGCATGACGCCTTCCTGCGGTTCGTCTCGCTCGGAGCGCTGATTTCGCTCGGCGTCTCCAGCCTGTCGATCGCACTCTTCGCCGGTATCGCGGGCGTGTGGCCGGCAAAGATCGGCGGCGTCATCGTGGCGGCTGTGCTGAACTTTATTGCCGCGCGCTGGTCGATCGAAGGCCGGCTGCTGAAATAG
- a CDS encoding glycosyltransferase family 2 protein: MAELRQKLDIVAPFFNEAQSASAFAALLERLEEAVSSRFGMAVHKILVDDGSRDDGAGRFSQALSGSWEIVRLSRNFGKEVAVLAGLDHSRGDMVLIMDSDLQHSMDISLQMIAELVEHPDIDVVYAQNDRREASWRRSQLAKLFYSLINSSQRFDIPENAGDFRVMRGAVARALTSLRDKRRFNKGLFAWAGFRQKAIPYSPENRAIGTSKWSRLNLIAFSLEGFTSFSVIPLRIISLSGMLAALAGGVYGAKVFFEVMFYGIAVPGYPSLMVAVVLLGGLNLTLLGLIGEYVWVTLSESKDRPVYLVRDVLRSDVSDRPAGASRT; encoded by the coding sequence ATGGCTGAGTTGCGTCAGAAACTCGATATCGTGGCGCCCTTCTTCAACGAGGCGCAATCGGCGTCGGCCTTTGCCGCGCTGCTCGAGAGACTCGAGGAGGCGGTATCAAGCCGTTTCGGCATGGCCGTCCACAAGATCCTGGTCGACGACGGCAGCCGCGACGATGGCGCTGGGCGATTTTCGCAGGCCCTGTCGGGATCGTGGGAGATCGTCCGCCTCAGCCGCAATTTCGGCAAGGAGGTCGCGGTGCTTGCCGGCCTCGACCACTCGCGCGGCGACATGGTGCTGATCATGGATTCAGACCTGCAGCATTCCATGGACATCAGCCTGCAGATGATTGCCGAGTTGGTGGAGCACCCCGATATAGACGTCGTCTACGCCCAGAACGACCGGCGCGAGGCCAGCTGGCGGCGCAGCCAGTTGGCGAAGCTGTTTTATAGCCTGATCAACAGCAGCCAGCGTTTCGACATCCCCGAGAACGCGGGAGACTTTCGTGTCATGCGCGGTGCCGTCGCGCGCGCGCTGACCAGCCTGCGCGACAAGCGGCGCTTCAACAAGGGCCTGTTCGCCTGGGCAGGCTTCCGCCAGAAAGCCATACCCTATTCGCCGGAAAACCGCGCCATCGGCACATCGAAATGGAGCCGGCTCAACCTGATCGCCTTTTCGCTGGAAGGCTTTACGTCATTTTCGGTCATCCCTCTGCGCATCATCAGCCTGAGCGGGATGCTGGCGGCGCTGGCGGGAGGCGTTTACGGCGCCAAGGTGTTCTTCGAAGTGATGTTCTACGGGATCGCCGTGCCTGGCTATCCCAGCCTGATGGTCGCCGTCGTCCTGCTCGGTGGCCTCAACCTCACCTTGCTCGGCCTGATCGGCGAATATGTCTGGGTTACACTCTCGGAAAGCAAGGACCGGCCAGTCTATCTCGTGCGCGATGTCCTGCGCAGCGACGTGTCGGACAGGCCGGCAGGCGCGTCCCGGACATGA
- a CDS encoding SDR family oxidoreductase yields the protein MSYLDELFSVAGKTALVTGAATGIGRMAATALVKAGASVMIASRKGEDCIKVAGELNGLGAPGRAEGFAGDVSSEAGIAALAGEVKARTERLHILVNNAGVSWGAPLESFPYSAWAKVFGVNVTAVFHLTRELLPLLDAAASDADPARVINLGSVMGTQPLADDAYSYTASKAAVHHLTRTLAIEFAGRRITVNAFALGPFQSRMTAFATGTDEQARHVGSHVPIGRIGTPDDIAGATLYLCSRAGSYVTGAILPIDGGQSVQHGLTLFKE from the coding sequence ATGAGCTATCTGGATGAGCTGTTTTCGGTTGCCGGCAAGACCGCGCTGGTGACGGGAGCGGCGACCGGCATCGGCCGTATGGCGGCAACCGCGCTGGTCAAGGCCGGTGCCAGCGTGATGATCGCCTCGCGCAAAGGCGAGGACTGCATCAAGGTCGCCGGCGAATTGAACGGACTTGGCGCCCCGGGCCGGGCGGAAGGCTTTGCCGGCGATGTCTCCAGTGAGGCTGGCATTGCCGCTCTGGCCGGCGAAGTCAAGGCGCGGACCGAAAGACTGCATATTCTGGTCAACAATGCCGGCGTGTCCTGGGGCGCGCCGCTGGAGAGCTTCCCTTATTCGGCATGGGCCAAGGTGTTCGGCGTCAATGTCACCGCGGTCTTCCATCTGACACGCGAATTGCTGCCGCTGCTCGATGCTGCTGCAAGCGACGCCGATCCGGCCCGGGTGATCAATCTGGGCTCGGTGATGGGCACGCAGCCGCTGGCCGATGACGCCTACTCCTACACTGCCTCAAAGGCCGCGGTGCACCACCTGACACGCACGCTGGCGATCGAATTCGCTGGCCGCCGCATCACCGTCAACGCCTTCGCCCTAGGCCCGTTCCAGAGCCGCATGACCGCATTCGCCACCGGCACGGACGAACAGGCCAGGCATGTCGGCAGCCATGTCCCGATCGGCCGCATCGGCACACCGGATGACATTGCCGGCGCAACGCTCTATTTGTGCAGCCGTGCAGGCAGCTATGTCACCGGCGCCATCCTGCCGATCGACGGCGGGCAGTCGGTGCAGCATGGGTTGACCTTGTTCAAGGAATGA
- a CDS encoding TetR/AcrR family transcriptional regulator gives MPLSVQKRREKQKAELRSELVAAAHKLVQEEGYEGLTIRKLAKRVGYAPMSVYSYFADKQDILFALAEDAFETLARRIEEHPSDDPIEALQAVMTEYAAFGLGNPNEYRTVFMTEKTKLPEGRSYEDMEEGNPAMKALISRVEACVAAGKLHGDPRAIATMLWAVGHGTISLLITFPFYPFGDPQAFVKRMCDFTLATLSTQDVPPLTETPVNC, from the coding sequence TTGCCGCTGAGCGTCCAGAAACGCCGCGAGAAACAAAAGGCCGAACTGCGCTCGGAGCTTGTCGCGGCCGCGCACAAGCTCGTCCAGGAAGAAGGCTACGAAGGCCTGACCATCCGCAAGCTGGCCAAGCGGGTCGGGTATGCGCCTATGTCGGTCTATTCCTACTTCGCCGACAAGCAGGACATCCTGTTCGCGCTGGCCGAGGACGCGTTCGAAACGCTCGCCCGTCGCATCGAGGAGCACCCATCGGACGATCCGATCGAGGCCTTGCAGGCGGTCATGACCGAATATGCCGCCTTCGGGCTCGGCAATCCCAACGAATACCGCACCGTCTTCATGACCGAAAAGACCAAGCTGCCGGAAGGCAGGAGTTACGAGGACATGGAGGAAGGCAACCCGGCGATGAAGGCGCTGATCAGCAGGGTCGAGGCCTGTGTCGCCGCCGGCAAATTGCATGGCGATCCGCGCGCCATTGCCACCATGCTGTGGGCGGTCGGCCATGGCACGATCTCGCTGTTGATCACCTTCCCCTTTTATCCGTTCGGCGACCCGCAGGCTTTCGTCAAACGCATGTGCGATTTCACCCTTGCCACGCTCAGCACGCAAGATGTGCCGCCGTTGACCGAGACACCGGTCAACTGCTGA
- a CDS encoding ChbG/HpnK family deacetylase produces the protein MTRRIRLIADDYGLAPGVCAGILDLLDRRRLTGTSCMTGFPEWTEAAARIKPLCGRAAIGLHLTLTDQPAVTGKSSLAPDGRLPPLRSLALPVLRGRIDKRDVHAELDAQYSRFVEALGRKPDFIDGHQHVHFLPVVRGWLRAHFREAAGRPVLRGAPALSDAAAAPKIAAIAAVAAGFNQSMQRAGFAVWKPLAGIYDWRQPEKFAPLLEAAVEALPDRGLFMCHPGHVDDTLRARDPMQGVREVEFGVLASDAFGARLARAGVEIMDGKG, from the coding sequence ATGACGCGGCGTATTCGCCTGATCGCCGACGACTACGGCCTGGCGCCAGGGGTTTGCGCCGGGATTCTAGACCTGCTCGACCGGCGACGCCTTACCGGCACCAGTTGCATGACCGGTTTTCCGGAATGGACCGAGGCGGCAGCGCGCATAAAGCCACTGTGCGGCCGCGCGGCGATCGGGCTGCACCTGACCCTCACGGACCAGCCAGCCGTCACGGGCAAATCGAGCCTGGCGCCTGATGGCCGGCTGCCGCCGCTTCGTTCTCTGGCCCTGCCGGTCCTGCGCGGCCGGATCGACAAACGCGACGTCCATGCCGAACTCGACGCGCAGTACAGTCGTTTCGTCGAGGCGCTGGGCCGTAAGCCCGACTTCATCGACGGTCATCAGCACGTGCATTTCCTGCCCGTCGTGCGCGGATGGCTGCGGGCGCATTTTCGCGAAGCTGCCGGCAGGCCGGTGTTGCGCGGCGCTCCGGCGCTCAGCGATGCCGCCGCCGCACCGAAGATCGCCGCGATCGCTGCCGTGGCCGCCGGCTTCAACCAATCGATGCAGCGCGCCGGCTTTGCCGTTTGGAAGCCGCTCGCAGGCATCTATGACTGGCGGCAGCCCGAAAAGTTTGCCCCATTGCTGGAGGCTGCGGTCGAAGCGTTGCCGGATCGTGGGTTGTTCATGTGCCACCCCGGCCATGTCGACGACACGCTGCGCGCGCGCGACCCGATGCAAGGCGTGCGCGAAGTGGAGTTCGGGGTACTGGCCTCGGATGCGTTCGGCGCACGCCTGGCCCGCGCCGGTGTCGAGATCATGGACGGCAAGGGATGA
- a CDS encoding Gfo/Idh/MocA family protein → MHRLLLLGTGWIAAHHIEEFGQVPGCSIVACVDSLPGRAAAFAAANKIGNFFESLEAAIAWGEFDAAINATPDGVHKATTLSLLAAGKHVFCEKPLAPNHADALAMSEAAEAAGLVNMVNLTYRNSPVIHEARRMVQAGEIGELRHVEAGYRQSWLVSKFWGDWRIDDKWLWRLSSRHGSTGVLGDVGIHILDFASYGAAQDIVGLHADLVTFPKAEGDRIGDYVLDANDSVAMTARLKSGALATIMASRYTTGHGNDLSLALHGTKGAIKVETDGKVSHLSACLGEDVDHQRWRTLMPPEVKRNARRFADALDTGQNGDPSFRRAADMQKLIDAAFESSATKLPVSVA, encoded by the coding sequence ATGCATCGCTTGCTTTTGCTCGGCACCGGCTGGATCGCGGCGCATCATATCGAGGAGTTCGGTCAGGTTCCGGGCTGCAGCATCGTCGCCTGCGTCGATTCTCTGCCGGGCCGCGCGGCGGCGTTCGCTGCCGCCAACAAGATAGGCAATTTCTTCGAAAGCCTCGAAGCGGCGATCGCCTGGGGTGAGTTCGATGCCGCCATCAACGCGACGCCGGACGGCGTCCACAAGGCGACGACGCTCTCCCTGCTTGCCGCCGGGAAACATGTGTTCTGCGAAAAGCCGCTGGCGCCCAACCATGCCGATGCGCTTGCGATGAGCGAAGCCGCCGAGGCGGCCGGGCTCGTCAACATGGTCAACCTGACCTATCGCAACTCACCCGTGATCCACGAGGCCCGACGCATGGTGCAGGCCGGCGAGATCGGCGAGCTGCGCCATGTCGAGGCGGGCTACAGGCAAAGCTGGCTGGTCAGCAAGTTTTGGGGCGACTGGCGGATCGACGACAAATGGCTGTGGCGCCTGTCGAGCCGACACGGTTCGACAGGTGTTCTGGGTGATGTCGGCATCCACATCCTGGATTTCGCCAGCTATGGCGCGGCCCAGGATATCGTCGGTCTGCATGCCGACCTGGTGACGTTTCCGAAAGCGGAGGGCGATCGCATCGGCGACTATGTGCTCGACGCCAATGACAGCGTGGCGATGACGGCGCGGCTCAAATCCGGGGCGCTGGCCACGATCATGGCCAGCCGCTACACGACAGGTCACGGCAACGATTTGTCGCTGGCCTTGCATGGCACCAAGGGCGCGATCAAGGTCGAGACCGACGGCAAGGTTTCGCACCTGTCCGCCTGCCTTGGCGAGGATGTCGACCACCAGCGCTGGCGGACGCTGATGCCGCCCGAAGTCAAGCGCAACGCCCGGCGCTTTGCCGATGCGCTCGATACCGGACAGAACGGCGATCCGTCGTTCCGGCGGGCCGCAGACATGCAGAAGCTGATCGACGCGGCCTTCGAAAGTTCAGCGACCAAGCTGCCGGTCTCGGTCGCCTGA
- a CDS encoding phosphotransferase, giving the protein MSDPNALDQAALAPYLEAHIPGFSGLTAIEKFKSGQSNPTYLLTAASGRYVLRAKPPGQLLKSAHQVDREFRVMKALLGTAVPVPEMLHLSAEDSPIGRMFYVMDFLDGRIFWDPALPDARDNGERAAIYDAMNATLAALRDVDVEAVGLGDFGRPGSYFERQLARWTSQYRASETGTIADMDHLIAWLETHMPADDIRVSLVHGDYRLDNLIFAPDQPRVLAVLDWELSTLGHSFADIAYQCMQWRLPHDSGFRGLGGVDRSALGLPGEEDYVTAYCQRRGLAGIDNWTFFLAFSFFRLAAICQGVYKRALDGNASNPEKAKTYGEAVKLLSHLAAKLIDEQT; this is encoded by the coding sequence ATGAGCGACCCGAACGCGCTTGACCAGGCGGCGCTTGCGCCTTACCTCGAGGCGCACATCCCGGGCTTTTCCGGGCTCACGGCAATCGAAAAATTCAAATCCGGCCAATCCAACCCGACCTATCTCCTGACGGCGGCAAGCGGCCGTTACGTGCTGCGCGCCAAGCCGCCAGGCCAACTCCTGAAATCGGCGCACCAGGTCGACCGCGAATTCCGGGTGATGAAGGCGCTTTTGGGCACCGCCGTGCCTGTCCCAGAAATGCTGCATCTGTCGGCCGAGGATTCGCCGATCGGCCGCATGTTCTACGTCATGGATTTCCTCGATGGCCGCATCTTCTGGGATCCGGCGCTGCCTGACGCCCGCGACAACGGTGAGCGCGCCGCGATCTACGACGCCATGAACGCGACGCTCGCCGCCCTGCGCGATGTCGATGTCGAGGCCGTGGGTCTCGGCGATTTCGGCCGCCCCGGCAGTTACTTCGAGCGGCAGCTGGCACGCTGGACCAGCCAGTACCGTGCCTCCGAGACCGGCACCATTGCTGACATGGATCACCTGATTGCCTGGCTGGAAACCCATATGCCGGCCGATGATATCAGGGTGTCGCTGGTGCATGGCGACTACCGGCTGGACAATCTGATCTTCGCGCCGGACCAGCCGAGGGTACTGGCGGTGCTCGACTGGGAATTGTCGACGCTTGGCCACTCCTTCGCCGACATCGCCTATCAGTGCATGCAATGGCGCCTGCCGCATGATTCCGGCTTTCGCGGCCTGGGCGGCGTCGATCGCTCGGCACTTGGCCTGCCCGGCGAAGAAGATTATGTCACCGCCTATTGCCAGCGGCGTGGGCTCGCCGGCATCGACAACTGGACGTTCTTCCTCGCCTTCTCCTTCTTTCGGTTGGCGGCAATCTGCCAGGGTGTCTACAAGCGGGCGCTCGACGGCAACGCTTCCAACCCGGAGAAGGCCAAAACCTATGGCGAGGCGGTCAAATTGCTCTCGCACCTCGCCGCCAAACTGATCGACGAGCAGACCTAA
- a CDS encoding zinc-binding dehydrogenase, with translation MTIPSEMKALLLVGDGYTKTPSGSALEAMEPYLEPGSIAVPVPGPGQVLIKVSLASINPSDVAFIKGQYGQPRAKGQPAGFEGVGTVVAGGGEPYPKSLVGKRVAFATGLSNWGSWAEYAIAEAAACIQLLDTVRDEDGAAMIVNPLTAIAMFDIVKQEGEKAFVMTAGASQLCKLIIGLAREEGFRPVVTVRRDEQIALLKELGAAHVLNEKAPDFEATLREVMRAEQPRIFLDAVTGPLASAIFNAMPKRARWIIYGRLDPEATIIREPGQLIFQHKRIEGFWLSEWMRQSRDRRGPAILEAQKRFSDGRWSTDVTAVIPLAEAMARVPGELAKPNGKVLIRP, from the coding sequence ATGACGATCCCCTCCGAAATGAAGGCGCTGCTCTTGGTCGGTGACGGCTATACCAAGACGCCGAGCGGCAGTGCGCTCGAGGCGATGGAGCCGTATCTCGAACCAGGCAGCATCGCCGTACCTGTGCCCGGACCGGGCCAGGTGCTGATCAAGGTCAGCCTGGCTTCGATCAATCCATCGGATGTCGCCTTCATCAAGGGCCAGTATGGCCAGCCGCGCGCCAAGGGCCAGCCGGCCGGCTTCGAGGGCGTCGGCACGGTCGTCGCGGGTGGCGGGGAGCCCTATCCCAAGAGCCTCGTCGGCAAGCGTGTCGCCTTCGCCACCGGCCTTAGCAATTGGGGCTCGTGGGCTGAATATGCCATCGCCGAGGCGGCAGCCTGCATTCAACTGCTCGATACGGTGCGCGACGAGGATGGCGCGGCGATGATCGTCAATCCGCTGACCGCGATCGCCATGTTCGACATCGTCAAACAGGAAGGCGAAAAGGCCTTCGTCATGACCGCCGGCGCCAGCCAGCTCTGCAAGCTGATCATCGGCCTGGCCAGGGAGGAAGGGTTTCGGCCTGTCGTCACCGTGCGTCGCGACGAGCAGATCGCGTTGCTGAAAGAGCTTGGCGCGGCGCATGTCCTCAACGAGAAGGCACCGGATTTCGAGGCCACGCTGCGCGAGGTGATGAGGGCCGAACAGCCGCGCATCTTCCTCGATGCGGTCACCGGCCCGCTGGCGTCAGCCATCTTCAATGCGATGCCGAAACGGGCGCGCTGGATCATCTACGGCCGGCTCGATCCCGAGGCCACCATCATCCGCGAGCCCGGCCAGCTGATCTTCCAGCACAAGCGCATAGAGGGCTTCTGGCTGAGCGAATGGATGCGGCAATCTAGGGATCGGCGTGGTCCGGCGATCCTCGAGGCGCAGAAGCGGTTTTCCGACGGGCGCTGGTCGACAGACGTGACGGCGGTCATTCCGCTGGCCGAGGCAATGGCGCGCGTGCCGGGGGAACTGGCCAAGCCCAACGGCAAGGTATTGATCCGGCCTTAA
- a CDS encoding MaoC family dehydratase: protein MSVEPISLDVLLASVGKEVGVSPWRVVTQRMIDQFADATDDHQFIHCDPERAKRETPFGGTIAHGFLSLSLLSAMTFETMPPLENGKMGVNHGFDSLRFLAPVKTGARIRTRFVLADVKVRPSGWVQTAHDVTIEIEGSKKPALTARWLTLTLIERQPETA, encoded by the coding sequence ATGAGCGTGGAACCGATAAGTCTCGATGTGCTTCTGGCCAGCGTCGGCAAGGAGGTCGGCGTTTCGCCCTGGCGTGTGGTTACGCAGCGCATGATCGACCAGTTCGCCGACGCCACCGACGACCACCAGTTCATCCACTGCGATCCAGAGCGGGCCAAGCGCGAAACGCCGTTCGGCGGCACCATCGCGCATGGTTTCCTGTCGCTGTCGCTGCTATCGGCGATGACGTTCGAGACCATGCCACCGCTGGAAAACGGCAAGATGGGCGTCAACCATGGCTTCGATTCGCTGCGCTTCCTGGCGCCGGTGAAGACCGGCGCGCGCATCCGCACCCGTTTCGTGCTGGCCGACGTCAAGGTCAGGCCATCGGGCTGGGTGCAGACGGCGCACGACGTGACCATCGAGATCGAAGGTTCGAAGAAACCGGCGCTGACCGCCCGCTGGCTGACGCTGACCTTGATTGAACGTCAGCCCGAGACTGCATGA